A segment of the Psilocybe cubensis strain MGC-MH-2018 chromosome 5, whole genome shotgun sequence genome:
CCGCAATACTGACATTTATACGGCCTGTCGCCAGTATCTGCAAGGCAAAGTGTGTTAGATTAGGAGCGATGGAGAGGAGCGGATCtggatggtggagttgtGGTTTCTGGTGCTTGTCGGTGCTCCAAAGAGTGGGACTTACGCGATCGCATATGGCGGGCGACATGCTGAGGACGAGTAAAGGTAGCCTGACATACGGGACACTTGTGGTCACCGCCCATGGTGGCGAAGGGGATATGTGGCAGATGGATGGTGGAGAGCAGAAAGAGACAGAGACTAGTTCTTTGTAGTTATTTAATCCAAACCACCCTCCCAATGCCATTTCCCAAAAATGCCCCCAAAACAGCAACGACGTCACTTTCTCACGCCCCCTTGACGACAGCCCGGCCTGCCATTTGCTTTGCAATTCCAAATCCCGCCGGATCCCCTTGCATGGAATGATATTTCTTTTAGACGCCGCCTTTGTCTGCGCCCCAGCTCgcctccagcagcagcagacaTCCCGCCAGACATTCATCCAGACTCCTCCCACAACAATCATGACGCACTCTGTTTGTCCCCGCGTCTCGCAGATCGGGTGCGGAgatcaaatccaaaaatctCCCGAATAAGATCGGATCGTGACGTCACCCACATGGGCGCTCGCCCTCGCAATTAAAAACGGGGTGCCCCTCCCCCTCTCCTCCCCCGGGCTCCGGAGCGGCTCGTCTGCCACCACGCCTCCGGACGCGCTCGCGTCGCGCGCCTCCTCCCATCTCCTGCCGCACAACGCGCCGAACTCACTAGAATCCGCAGCACCGGCCTAAACCTGTGCTGCATCCTCCAGAGGGGCCCAAGCCCGCGTTCTAATTCGGTTTTATGCTCCCCTTTCATGTTTGTCTTCTTTACTAATCCACTTGTCCTATAAAAGGCAGAGACTACACAATAGACCAGTTGAATGTCGTCTTGTCAAGAATTCAACCGCGTTTTTTTTCACAGCCGCCCCTGCGTGAATCATTGAATCTTGGCCCACCCTTGTTTGGACGCCGTTTTCCACGCTGGGTGTGGTCAATGTCGACTCGGCACTGCGCCGTAAATTCGTATTCTCTCTCCCCGCATTCCCACCAACAGCTGAGATCTGCCCGTCAATTTATAGTATACACATATATGTGACATTTTACAGGACAGCGCACGGCGATAAGCCATATCATCATTTCCACCATCACAATTATCAGCCAATACCGTATAATTATATTAAGCTGCATTACCACAGGCCAAACACCGAAAGTCTAAAAAGCGTTAGTCTCGGACGCACTTACCCAACTGATTCGTCTCTGATGATACTTGTCATTGACACAattagaaaaagaaacgagTTCGCAACGCTAGCGTGTTGATATGTGATATGTGATATATCAGAGGCGAGGCATATCTCTTCTTTCAATTCCCTTGCCATGGCTGTGACCCTCATCCTGGCATCGGTAGCTTGTTTTTCCACTCGTCGAATTGGAATTTGGAATAAGGCAAACCCTTCACTCACAAGTTGCATTCACAACCCCTacccctgtccctgtccctgcccGTTCCCGTTCCCGAACGCTTCTTTCACTCTCACTTTCCCTTTCTCACCGTATCTCTAACCATCGGACCCGCTAACCGTTGACTCAATTTCAAATTCAAACCTATACTCTGCGAGCACGAGCAAAAACATTTTCGATTCTGCGTACCCATTAATCCCATATATCCCACACCTTAACCTCCTCCTCGACGAGTCTCGTAGCCAAGAATCAACCTGAACGATTACACATACACAATAAAACCGTAATCTAATCTGAACAGAACATATAATCACACATCCCATTTTCAACCTTCTAAAGTCCCACCTTGGCAAAAGAAGTTGAACCCAGTGCCAGATACCAAATCCCCGATACCAGATACCAGATACAAGAACTAGATGCCGAATACAGGATACAAGTCACCAGATGCCACTGGACGCCAGACGCTAGGAATAATCACAACGAAGTCCAGACCCAGACCGCTCTACATCTGTATTTCCACATCCAAACTCCCCACTGTAGGACTCGTAGTCCACCACTCCACTCGCACAATTTAAAATACCCCGCAGCGCGACACGCGACACGCGACTCGCACCTGACTTTCGTCCTCGAAGTTCAGAGTAAACATATATCTTGCCTGATAAAGCATCCGAAAAAAGGCCCCACCGAGTTCGATGGAGTCCAGTGGCTCATCGTCATTGGTTGTTTATTCTAATAATGTTATTCATTTTCCGTGTAATATAATGTAATATAAAATAATATCATACGGCAAAAGGAAGATGGAACCACCGAGAGTTGGGAGAACCTATCAATTACCACCAAATTACATCACACTAAATAATATACTCTGTTCATTAAATTTCCTACTTACTTCCAACAAGCCGTGCCCGTAACGCGTAAACGCGTGAACAAATGAATAATCTCCGGTAAATAAACGGGTAAATAAGTGAAAGTAACAGCACtcactttcactttcactttcactATCATCAGTCTATCACAATGAGACTTCCAAGTAGAACGAAGCTCAGCAAAATCGACCTCCTGCAAATCACACTAAAAAAGGGAACCAGGAACGAATCTAACCATCCTATCCAATCCACTTATTTCGCCCATCTTTTCAACTTCGACTTCCTTCCTTCCCTCGGCATCCTACCATCTTCCTACCATCTTCCCTATTTAAGTAGCCTAATCACCACAAAAAAGGCCAAgtacatccacatccacatccacatccacatccactaACCCAACCCAAGCccagtgccagtgccagtgccagGCGTTGAAGTATTAGACTAAACCAAACTCGAGTATGAAATCACCACGCGATGTCCACTTACATTGACAATCGGGTCCCCTCTAAAATCACGTTTTATCCTCGGATGTCCTAATACCAATACAATCTCCACGTCTTTCGTCCTGCGCGACCACGTTGACGGTGAAAGGTACTCAAGACTCAACCCTGACTAGTACTAGAAGTAGTAATTAGTGATATTCATTGCCAACATAAACATCCCTGAGTATTACcgtacgtacgtacgtacAAAATCCAAACTTGAACATCTGTATCACTATCAGTGTATCGAATGGTTATGTACGATTTCGAAACTCGAAATTCGAGCCTCGAGCCTCGAACAGGAACCTCGAACCTGCCACGGAAATCCGGACATTTCGCTTGTCAAATAAACAAAGGCATCATATCTGCGTAGTCAGCACTCGTCCTCGGGCCTCAACACTCGTACTCGTACTTGGACTCAGCAAACATCAACGCATTTAACTGTTCGATATCTTCCAAATCTCTTAGAAGTCATAACAACGACAGCCAaagtaataaaaaaaatatcaccACACCTCCAAAAGGCGATGCGGGCCATCTGGACTCTCGAGATCTCCTGCTTCAGGTTAACCCGCCCAGTCTCTGAATCAGGATATTACTCTTTCAAGTTACACCACTGTCAATGGCCAGCACAGCAAACCCAACGAACCCGAAACACGATCGTCTTCGTCCCGAAATTCCACATATTCTACTTAAGTACCAGACGTTCTTTAAAATAGATCCTCGATAACGATTACCTTAAAAATATTCATAGCCGTGTGTCACCGTTAAAAAATCGAAGGAAGAGGGTTTATTTCTggacttgaagcttgaatcTTCAGCAAGTTTAAGTGCCGTGCGTAGTGTAGTTGACACCATCACCACTTCTAGGATGACTGGTCAAGATAAGATAGTACCAGAACTCATCTCAGAATCAAGAATCATACTTTATCTCACTGGAAACAGAAAGCCGTAAGCTAAGAGCCGCGAACCCAGAAGAAAATGCCTGAGACCCGTAGAGCCGTAGACAGAGAGTGTGGTCAAAGATGAACCGGACGTCCACGTCTTTTCTTATTCTTAGGGTCTGACTGACGTTGAGGGTAGTCTAAAGGTCTAGACCGACCGGCAGACCTGACCTACAGTCCTGGCGAATGGACCCAGGTTAATGGGAATTCTTGGATGTTTTGTTCATTTGTTTTTCTGTCCAGAGGCTGAGCGCTCAGACTATGTCTTCGAACTTCTTCGAAAGCCCAGGCCCTGTCACTTGTACCCATCAATAGCATATTTCAATGCTATTCATATCAGATACGAGAAGAAAGCATACCGTTCAAAAAAGATTCTCAGCCTTATACGAGGACATGACAATTCCAGACAACCAAAGCGCTTATTGGCACCAATCTTCATCTAGTAGTCTACAGGCACTTTTCAGCGTTTTTTAATCACTTCATAATCTCTAAATCAATCGACGTCTAAAACCCGTGTAGTCCCACCAAACCACACACGAATTTGGACTTACATACTCCTTACCCCGAGAGGAAAGCTCAAAGGCACAGGAGCGGTCTTCTAGCTAGTCTATCTTAGAGTGTTGCCCTGTAAATGCCTATCTCCGACCCACACCTCCATTAACTGAAGTCACGCAACACTCTTCGATGTTTCGCGGGTTGAGAGAGGTTCTTATCGCCTATAAATGGGAGGCTGCAAATTTAACATGGGGTTGGACACATAGAATAGCGCTAGAGACAATCAATCACCCTTCATGATCAATGTCAGACACAAGTTGCTATCAGAAAGCGCGACACCTGCCGAAGCGTAGACTAAATTCCTCAACAGAATGCATTGGATCTCGCAATAAGCCGCATACTGTATACATATACCCGCCTCTCAAGCCTTTAAATTAGTTAGCCGTACTACCGTCAGCGGCAATCTATTTAATTCCAGTCACTCGTCGAAAAAATCACAAGGGCATGTAACATACCTAATGCAGAGCATCCCAGGGGACGACTAAAGTCTCCACGACAGACGCATTAAGCTCATACAGAAATTCTCCAAACGGGGAGAGAAGCCTCCTTTCACCGAATTACATAGAACTCACAGATCCTCAACACCGAATACACCAAACTAGACGCGAAACGCCATCGACTGCGGGGATGTATAATTAGCCATCCGAGTTATGTATACCCACAAAAATTATCCACGCCCGCTGCGACTTGGATGAGCGAAGCAAGGCGGGAGAGACTCAGAGAGGAGCTGAGCAGCGATAGGGGCTTCAGTGTGCACGAGTACAGGACACACAGTCCTCATCGGGACTCGGCTCCCGGGAGCGACCCCGGTTAATGGCTGCGGACTCCCACTCGAATCCTTATCCCAAGAAGTCTATCCAAGAGCTGTGAGCCCACCCGTCCAACGTTCCATCAATCCCTGCACGTACGTACTACGCATGCATGTACGTACATACGCACGTCTTGACGTCCAACGTCCACATCACGGAGACAGTTCCATTAAGGGAATAACTCTTCCCTTGCATCGCCCAATCGCAGGGCAGAGAAGGATCAAAAATAACATATCAATCGCGACATAGCAGCACATGTCAAATTGAAAGAGTCCGTGTGCCAGTCCTCaaccaaaatcaaatcaagcCAATGGGAAGCGTTCGGGGAGCCCGAGGACCAATGGCGGGGGGCAGGCGCGCCGATTGGTTGGAATGGAACTCGCAGAGTGTGCGCCAGTTGTCCGAGAGCACGAGACCCACTCGACACGGAAGGGCCAGAAAAAGATCATGTTTCTTAAAAAATGGAATGTTTTTGTGACAGAACCTGCACAGCCATAGGGAAACCTTACTTATGCGATGTCGTAGGCTCGGCGAGGGTGGTAAACGATGAGGAGGTAAACGATACAAATATCACTGCAACGAATCTTCCGCAGTAAGAGGCCGGATGAGTTCCAGAAAATTTTATATCGCTAAGATTCGTAGCTTCGTGAAACATTCTTCTGATATCGCGGTAAAAAGATGATCTGCGAATTTTGCCAATAGATATACCATCATCCCCCTGGGTTTGATTATTTCGGCTGTGACAGTTGCCGAACGCACTTGCCTTCGTATATGTCAATGCAAGTTGATGATTTGGTGCTCCGAGGAAATGAAAACTTTTCAAGTTAGAGTTTTGCGACAATGAAGCAATTTAGCTGTgagaaaggcaaaaaagTCCGACGAAGTCACAGTCTGCCATTCTGCCTTTCGTACATCGCGCGTTCTCTGAGTGTGAGATGTCGAAGCGTGTATCGCTACTCAGCCGTCGTTAGGATACCAAGATCGACGTGAGTAATCTAGAGGTAGGATGGTGTCCATTGGCCGATTGAATGGGAAATACATGTCCAGTCTGACGAGACACCGGCCAAAGAAGCAAGCAGAAATGTATAGTCGGCGGTGGTAAGTAGATCAAAGTACAGCAGCAGCCCAGCCAAAAGAATGGGTACCAGATAGGATGTTTGCCTGAGCGGCGGAGTATTTTGAATTGAAGATAAGTGCATGGGATCCAGACATTCGCAAGGGAATAACAACGGAGAAATGGTGCAGCATCGAAGTTGGGCAGAAAGGAATGAATACAAGTGAGGCAAATCATTTTATAGATGCGATAAGTGGAGCAGAAACCCACTAAGCCAGCGTTAGGAAGGACGTAGAGCATCTGTTGGAGCGTTGTATCTGCCTTTCGGAACACGGAATCATCGCAAGTAATGCACGAACGCAAATCAAAGGGGCATCACTGAGAATTAGAGGAAGAGAGTTTCTGCCTTGCAATCCATAACGTTGGGTTCAGGGGAAAACACTCACCTTCTTTTACTATTTAGTCACTAAAGTTGCTGATGAATCGATTTTTGCTCGGTTGGACCCAGCGAATGATTTGTAAAGAATCTCCAAACATATAGATTCCAGACCATGGGCATTGAATACTCTCCATGGGCATAAATTGGCTAAATAGATATGGGAGATTGATATCCCAACCGTGTCAGTTTGAAGTTGACATTACGCTAGAAGCACTGGAGGACGTAACGCTTGCCGCCAGTTGGTCACCGGGTGATTTAAATTGGGCCGTTGCACAGGGAGGAGTTCGGCGGTTATGTGAGAGTATATTATATCTTAACCGCATCTCAACGCTAAATATTCCAGTAATTCATCTTCGTGGGGTGGGCAAATAGGTTACTCACCGTAGATGTTTCTTTTAGAGTCAGTTCGAGCAACATGTTCAGTTACAGCGACGATTATAACACTATTCTTTCTTTACGATAGGAAGCGTGAATATCTGATGGAAGGGAATTTGAGGGTACAAACTTTACCTCGCATGAGGGCTTGTCGTGAACCGACATCTTGGTGCTGTGTAGACAGGAATATCACTTGAGAAAGCGGCACCATTAGAATGATTGGAGTGACCATTGGACCCATTACGGTTTCGTAGACCGTTCCGGTCTGACCACTCGGCAGGTAACTGGTTCTTGAATCAAATAAATGACGCATGCTAGGTGGTCATAAACGGATAATTTTTTGTTATTCATCTACAGCAGGAAAAACGAAAGAACAACAGCTGTTATTGGACTAACCATATCAAGTGTTCGCAACCAGCATTCTTGAAGATACACGGAGCAGGGTGTCGTTGCAGTGAGATAATGTCGCCGCATTGTTTGTCTGAATGATGGTAAGTGATTATGACGCGTGGGTCGGTCTATACAATGATAACCTGGGACCTACATAATTAACACATCATTCATATACGATCATCGTAGCGTGTATACAGTTGGTCAGTTAAAATTTACAATGACGACAGAAATGACGCATTTGCACACCGTCAAGCCAATGAAAACCGCCTGCAGGGTGTCTGCCTTGACACATTGCACGATTTTAAACTTCGGGATTTCTAGGGTTCGGATCTGTATTGATTTTATATGATTCAATGGAAGCGCCGCCTGATAAACACTTGAGCTCAAAAATTCCAAGTTTAGAATAGTTCGTCCTATCCATGCATTTAGACAGTTGCATTGATGTATAAGCCTATGAAAAGATGGATTTCGTCGACCAGGATGAAAATATATTCTAGATCAATGCAACTTACCTTGATCTTAGCTTTCGCCAGGGCCCTCGGCCGAGCGAGTGTTGCTGTGTGCATAACAAACGATCATAACTTCAAAGGCGTTACGTTGCGCTCAGATTCACTGCCTTTCATGATGGAAATTGATCAGAGTTTCGATGCTTGATATTGTGAAGAATTTCAGAATAGGCAGGTGGCATCTTTTGTTTTTCGATTTAGGGAAACGCAAAAAGGAGGAGAAACGCCTCATGTTTCACGAGAGTGGCTTTGTTGATTGTCGATACCCTGGGAATATTGAACTCCGAATTCCCACAGTACGGTCACATGCTCTATGAGCCAATAACGGACCGGACCAGAGGAGCGGCAAGGATCGGCACGGCAAATCGCATAGGCACTTGTGATTTGGTTGAAGCCTGAGTTTGAGTGTTCAAAGTCTGATATCTAGTATCTACTGCTTAGCGGCTGGAGTTGCACTAGATACCAAGAGCAGGTCTTTAATTAAATTGGCGTATCTAAAAAAGTCGATATGAAGTGAACCTTTTCTGTCCGATTCTTGTCCGAGTCCCAGACAAAATTCAACTCGAGagaggacccgggaagctcccctataAGCATGTCCGCCTGGGATCCCAATTtttgccctcaaatccgcgagattttggggctcaaatccgcgaaaccggacaatGCCCGATAGGGGTTTTCCCGATTaggaattttttttcagcccTGCGGGGCGAGCTTGCAAAACCACTCGACGGCTCGACAACTCATCAATTGATTGCAAAAGAAACATATGGAGTAGATATTTAGGTGTTACAGGCCTCCATTACTAGTTATCAGGATAGTGAAGAAATATGTCAGGGTAGCAGAGAAAAGacatcttcaagtttcacCAATATGCTGTATATAGAAAATGTAACCTTGCTTCGATTTACTACTGTGCGTTTCCGTTGATTTCCATCGTCTACCGCTCTTAGATAATAGACGCTGGCCAATCATTGCAATCTAAGAGGGATCCCGGCCCCAAATTTGGCCAACAATTAGCTGCATCTGGGAAAAAATGGTTGCGGCATGCCGCCTTTGAACAATTACTACAGAAgttttttaaaaatatgGGCCTCAAATCTGCCAAACCGGACTTTGTTTGGCCAAAATTTTGCGTGCggcgccctcaaatccgcgagaactggacaaagaaattgccattttttggcctcaaatccgcgaaaatcCGGACATGCCTGCacgggagcttcccgggtcctctCGAGAGTATTTGATTGTCATTTTAAAGATCCTAGAGTATAACTAATGAAAGACTGGTCAATTGTGGCATTTGGGACTCACATCACGGCCTCTTCGAAACTTGAGAGTTGTTTCGTCAGTGAGTTACAGAACCACTCGCCACCTCCTTGAACATTAAGGAATACTTAGACTCGATCATACTCTAATTTTACACCATTTTTTTATCACCAGTGTTTATGTTATTGACCGGAAAGTAGAATGTATTTGAGTATTGTTCCTTAGCAGCGAAGCTAGAATCACAACACGCTATATCGTTGCCGTTAGTCACTGAAAATTTTTGAGctattttcaaaatttcagTGCATACATAAGTAACGACATTGActatgaaaaaaaaattgttcgTCTTCCCCCCACACACCTTGAACGTATTCGTAACGACTAGAGGTCATGATAAAGGCAACAATTTCTGTCATCCTCTCTTCGGCGCTTGTTTGCTATGTCAGCGCCCACGGATACGTCCAAGAAGTTGTCTCTGGGTCAACTCAATACACCGGCTATCTTCCTTTATCAGACCCTTACTACAAGCCTCCTCCAAACAGAATTATTCGCAAGATCCCTGGAAATGGTGAGTTGGGCTCTTCCTGTATACATCTCGCTGTTGACTTAAGATACTCCCTTCTAGGGCCTGTCACGAATTTATCTCTCATCGAGTAAGTGTTGTCAAATTCACTGTGGAATATTTGAGATGACTTTCAAATTATAACTTCAGCGTCCAATGTAATGGATATACCGACGGAGGCTCCCCCGGTTCAGCACCTGCCCCAATCTATGCCGCCTCTGTTCCCGCTGGTTCTCAACTGTCGCTCAACTGGACTACATGGCCGAGCAGCCACATAGGACCCATGATAACGTACATGGCTCGTGCACCAAGCGACATCACGAACTGGAGTCCCGGAGATGCCGCAGTTTGGTTCAAAGTCGCGGAGTCCGGCAGGACGGTGGATGGGAAATGGGCGTCTACTGACCTTCTTACTGCGACGAACAGTATATACACGTTCACGATCCCACCTAGGCTCAAAGCAGGTCAATATATTGTTAGACATGAAATGTGAGTCGATCGTCTGTCTTCTTTCAGTTTTGA
Coding sequences within it:
- a CDS encoding Polysaccharide monooxygenase Cel61a, producing the protein MIKATISVILSSALVCYVSAHGYVQEVVSGSTQYTGYLPLSDPYYKPPPNRIIRKIPGNGPVTNLSLIDVQCNGYTDGGSPGSAPAPIYAASVPAGSQLSLNWTTWPSSHIGPMITYMARAPSDITNWSPGDAAVWFKVAESGRTVDGKWASTDLLTATNSIYTFTIPPRLKAGQYIVRHEIIAIYAAYTYPGVQIYPSCIQIEVTGPGDAFPTSFVSFPGAYTPTTPGIVFDAYHNTSSPYPIPGPPVWTGGN